The window GTGGGCTGGGAACCATGGTGACCTTATCAGGGTTCATATCCATCCTCTTGCGCGACTTTTTAGCTTTCTGCTCAGCTAGGCTATGATCAATTACAATATTAATATTAACATCAGCAGATGGTCGACGACATACTTTCCTCAACGGAACAATCTCCTGTCACGTGAAAATAAATTAAAAATCAAGGGACAACTtttccaaaaaatatatttattcaTGCTAAACATGGTAAATTCATCACTCTGCGCTTTCCGTTTTATTTGACTACATGTTGAGATAATTAACAGAGAACAAAAAAAATAATAGTATTATGCACTTTTATTCTTCCCCATCTATCTTCCTTGAACATTCAGATTTATATTGTATGGTTGCCAAAGAAATTGCAGATTGGAGATGAAATCACAAGGAAGTTCCAAAGTAAGTTTGGTTTCCTTCTAAGACTAGGATGGGTTTTGATGGGTCGACATAGGACCATGGAGAGCTACTTATCTATTGATGTCCAGGCATGTTATGAAGAAGAAAACCATACCCAACTACATATAAAACATATGGACGGAGATATGATTTGGCAGCTCGGGTAGTAGTTGTCATCAAGTTCCAGGATAAATTCCAAAATATAACTCTATTTGCAGGCAAACAACCCTGGCCCCAATtatgagatccaagcacggtgtaaCATTTAACCAGAGTAAATGCATGCAGGCACAACAGTGTTAGAAAGACGAAGAGTTACCTCAGAGTGATCATGATCATAACGAACAAGAAAACTGCAGAGGCAACCCCTTATATCATGTGTGCGCCTTTCAACTTCAAGAACATGAGCATCAAAATAGAGGGCCTGCTCTTTTCCATCCTGTTTAATTCAGCACAGAAATGTTTATTCCTGTTAGAAATCAACTCGAAATTAATGATAACACCACATTACAAGACAACTAAATCGCATGAAAAATAGATTGGCCCTTTTTTCATCTTTCATTCACAATTTTCTTTTATGGGACTTTAGTTCACAATGTTACTTACATGCACCCTGTGACCAAATCTCCTTACTCAGGCTCTCTATAATACTCCAATTTGAGTATGATATTGTCTTGAACTAGAAGTAAATTCATGCAAAATTAATCTCAACACTCTATTTTATCAGCATTGCTGTTTGTGCGCAACTACCAACATTAGTATTTATTAGGCAGCCTTATTTGATCAAAGTTGGAAAAGAAGCTTTACAATGCTCACTTTAATTATAACGTAATAATTATATTCATAGAATAAATTCACACCCAATTTCAGATTAAAATTAATTCTAATActcaaaagtatgatattactaatAAAATGTGGTGATTTTACAGTCATTTGGTCATTCACACCACTAATAAATGGTCAAAACAGTGCTGCCAGGTTGACCAAGTGGCATCACAGTAAAATTCTATTATGAAATATGATTACCAAGATATGGATAGTCCCAGGAAACATATGTTGTACTTAACTAAATGTCCTATTTACTGCAACTATCATGTTGTATATAGCATATAAAATGCATGCAGCAGTGGAACATGCAATTCATAAGGATTAAAAAAGGAAATTAATAATTATTGGCCTTTTATGTCTAAACAAATAAGGAATGTAGCCTATGAATTGAAGAACCTTGAGTGTCAACAGAGTTGAAATATCTAATTAACTACATCTCTTCAAAAAGGACCAAAAAATGCGTTGGCTAAGTAAGCAACAACCTTCTGTTTGGCTCAGCACTTTTCGCAGGTGAGATCTGACCGACATATCCAACACTCTTTCACAGGCCAACGAGTAACAGAAAGAAAATAACGGTAGAATAGTAAGTTAATGAACATAATTTTTAAGCGCATAAAAGAAAGCAAAATTGTAACAGCTTCCAGGGATTAGATCAATATTTTGTGGCTAAAATAAACTGGCTTAGTAATCCCGAAGGATAAATTAAAGCTTCATGAAGATATAAATTATCAGTTGTGCCATGCAAACTTGCTAAGTCAGGTTAAGAGAGGTCGTTTAAGATGACTACCTGATAACAAAGAATAAGATCCCCAGGAAGCACATCAACACATTCTCTCGCTACACATGGGAGAGAACGCAGCCTCAAAGATTTACAAACATTAATCCATTCTTCCTCCTCAGCCCAAAATCCAGAAAACCAAACTTGTACTTCCTGAAACAGAAAACAAAATTAGTGTAAATACAGTTGGCATAATGGACAGGTAGTGGACCCGCTGTGGATAGTGATTAAACACTACAGCGCATGCGCATTATATTATTCTCAGAAAATGATCGAGCCTAGTTTTCGCCGTCAACTGCGAAGAGAAGCGCAAATCACCCTAAACTGGTTTTGACAGTAATCTTTGCCATGTTGGCAGCAAGATCAACAAATCTGCTTCTCTTTATTTCTCTGTGTACATCTCTTTTCAACCCATACTCAAGTCGAATCACAAGGCCACAGCCACTGGCACAACAAGAATCACAGCTCACTTAGGACCCGACGGGTTTGTGCCCGTCAAACATGTTTGCCTTCCATGGTTGCTACATACACTAAAGACTACACCTACAAGGATGCAAAGTGATTTCTAAAACAATACTACTATTCCTGCTGTAATTCTCCATTAATATCTGAAAGAAAGAATGCTATATATAATTATGGCAAATCATCAAACTGACATGAAAACCTTCATTGTAGTTTGGTTCGCTTCAGTTCCTAGAACTCAAATGTAAATAGTACTATGGCTCGCGGTTTAAACCCGCTTCTCATGATAATTAAATGGAGTAACCTAAATTATTTGTTTGAAACATTTAATTTATATTGATGTTGTTGTACATGCTGAAACAGAGTGATGGTGGGAAGTAACTTTTTTACCATCTTGTAACATACACAACTTTCCCATGTAAGCTAAAGTAGGATATACACAAGCTTCTTAAGGTTGTGTTAACTGATCAGTACTTTAGTACCATCTTGTATAAGTGTAGAGAAGGATGGGGTGATATTTTCCCAATACACAGGACTTCTATAACAcaaagttactccctccgtcccataatataagatgttattacaaccaAATTATGAGTACATTGACTGTAATAACATtttatattataggacggagggagtatataagagGTGTGTCGAAAATATTTGGACCCCAATAATGTCCCTGCTGTAAAGTGTTAGGGCAATCTATCACACAGTGCCATCCATCTATAAATAGACGGGAGTCATCTCTAGCTTTAGCAAAATGCTTGAATAAAGAATGGCAGAAATGAATTCAGTAACATAAATCATATTTTAATGTTCCCTGTTTCAAGAATATAGAGCTAGGAAATGAATTTACCTGGTCCCCAGTTTCAGAAAACCTGCAGGACTGAATGGCAGCAACATCATACCTTTAACAACAAAGAATGGTCATGCATGAATTTCTTTTTTGAAAGATTCATGCAAGTAACGCGCCCACGCACACCCACATTCAtgataaaaattaaatgacatacaCACAAACAGACCACATGTGACATCAAAGGCACAAAAGAAGGAAGAGAGCAGAAAATATTTATATCTGCATACCATGCACCATTTCTTGGTGACTTTGCTTCAAGCTGGACAAGGTGACCATCCGAAGAACTATTCCCTGATTGGTAATGATAGTATCAATAATCCATAATCGACATGATACATGGTATGTGTTCGTTCGGCTACAAAAAATTCAAAATCTTCAAAACAAGAAACAATAACATTGTGCCATCTGGCCTGCAATCCTCAACAAAAGTGGAGCTACAAGCTATGGATATGAAGAGCGCAGCACCTGAGTGGGATTCAGAGTTGGGAGGGGAAGATGAGTGAACCCAGTAGGAAGCTGGGTGCTGTGCCTCAGCCCCCGTGGGCAGCATCTTCTTCACTTGTGCCGGCGGCCGCTCACCCCTCCGCTTCTGCTTGTACCTCCGGTTCTGGAACCAGGTGTGCACCTGCGCCGACGCCGATCAGATCAGAATTACAAAAATAGGGCGGACTTGCTTGTATACTGTATCTTGGGCAACGTACCTGATTGTACTGGACGGGGACCTTGTCGTCGCCGGAGCGGTCCGGGGAGGCGTTGAAATCAGCGGTGAGTTTCTGGATGGCAGGACGCTTGGGCATGGCGTTGAGGTCACGGAGGACCTCCTCCATCTTGGAGACCTCCGCCAGGGTGAACCGGATTCTCCCCATCGTCCTAACTTGTCCGCCCCTCGCTGCCGCGCCTGAGTACCCCCGCCGGTGAGGTGAGGTAAGAATAAGATCACCACAACACAGCAGATTGGATTTGACGGAGATGGAGAACAGATTGGAGCGGAGGGAGGGAGGAGTAGGTTACCAGATCTGTGTGTGCTACTCCTGTGTCTGTGTCCGTGGGTGCCTCTCGAATCCATCTGTCGGCTCACGCGGCCGACACCCCTGTTTTGGTGCTCCTCACAAGCAATCGTGACCAACGTGGACGGTAGGCCCACCTTTTGGACGGTAGGACAAATATTGGCAGGCAAAGACAAAGACACGAAACACTGCTCAGACCCCGAGACTCGGACGCGCTCTCCCACTATGGTTGGATTGGATCCACCCCGGCGCTGAAGTGGTGATTGCAGTTCGGAACGGCGACCGTAAGTTCGAGGATGGTCGCCGTTTGTGGCCTGGAACGGCCTTGACGTCCAAATTTTACGGCCTGGAACGGACCGTCTGGTCCAAACTTCCTGATTTTCCGACCATCTCGAGATTTTCCTATAGCGATGTACTATTTTGGCCGTACAATTCGtacacgacctcggattgagatgatCCAAAATTCATAGTTGTTCGTAAGAAAAAAATATCATGAAAACATTTTCCATTTGGAGTCACATTAATTGTGTTTTCTTCCATGCCATAATCTAGTGTCAACAGATGCATATCTGAAATGGTCATAACTTTTGTATTAGACTCAATTTTTGACCATCCCCATATTTATATTGATCTTCACAGTGAGGGGCCATCCAATGCCATAAATTTGACTTCATCTTTCTATAGATTAAAGCCACTCATAGGAtcatgccacttttgagcgtcaacaccccCGCCATCGCTGATGCACGATGATGATTAGCTTGCCTCAACTGCTCATGATGATTGGACCTTTGCAGACCTTGACCCCCATTCCACCCTTGCGGACATTGTAGGCCTTGATTGTGGACGATACGCTTCCAGCAAGGTACGAAGAGCAACCCGCCAAACAAGCAATGGCCGGTCAACGCGAATAAACCAAAGAGAGAAGGTGATTGAAGAAATTGGAACACAATGCCCCAAATTTTTGATTGAAATCCTGAAATGCCGAAAGTATAGTAGCAGCTTTCCATGCGGTCTGGATGCTGCTAATAAacaatgatttaaatattttaaaattcaaaacaaaacttcaatgagctGGTGTATTTCTTTATTTATATTACTTTGATAAAGAAACCCTAAAAATACATTAAGAAAAAATAGAACACAAGAACCCAAAATTTTTCTCTCAAACCGGACACTTCCCCGCTTCAAAACTACAAATCTCCCGATGGATATCTGAATCTATTGGGTTTGAATGCAACATATCACATAACTTTTGTGTAACACTTTGAAATTTTAACCACATATTAAAATAATCACGTGATGACACCATGCAAACTTTCAATTTTTTAGACATCGTTTACATCATTTAAATTGTGCTTAAAATCCTAAAATGGCAATTTACTAGTAGAGACGTGAAGCCAAGGAGGGAACATTGGCTAGTTGATGATCTACCAGTGCGACGTGTAGGGTGCACGCTGCTAACTACCAATACAATAACATTTTATATGTTCAAAACAAAACTCCAAAGATTTGTGTGTTTGATTTTTTATATTACTTTCGCCAGAACACCTAAAGGTACATTAAAAGATTGGAACAAAAGATCCCATCTTTTTGACCAAAAAATTGGAACACAAGACCCACAAAAATAGTGTCTCCGTGCCCGTCGTTCGGATCCGCCACTCCGGAAACCAAGGGGATCCACCTTCAGCCACCACCCATTGTGTGGTGGGCTGCAAGCATGCATCCGCCTCCCCTATAGCCGCACTAGCGCAACTTCGCCACCCACTACACCCCAAAGTTAGCAGCTTGCACCAACACAGAAAATGAACCCTACATCTGGGATACTGGGTGCCGAAAAGTAGCCACAAGTACCACCAACAAGGGGAGGCCATGCCCATGGAAGCTATCAAATGAGATCATTAGGCTATTGGATCTAGTGGATCCAGCCTATAGTGGTGGCCGGGAACCAACTCCACGACCACCACCCACCCACGAGTAGTTGTGCCAACATGACGCTGTGATAGTAGCCCGCCTCACACGCACGCACGACAAGGGTTGCGCCTCCACCAAGCAGGCCACGACTGGCCGAGACAGGGGGAGTCCACAGGGGGTGAGATCAGTACCTCGTTGCCGCCTAAGAGAGAGGGAGCATGCCGGGTAACACGGGAAGTGAAGGAGGTGGATGAGGTGCCTCACCGCCACCATGGGCCGGCTACAGGCTATCATCGGCAGCGCTAAGGGGAAGGAAAGTGAAGGAGGAGTTGGTTCGTGCGACGGCGGCATTCGTGCCATGAGTCACAGGAGCGACCCATGAGACGTGAGCAGAAACTTATTTCTAATATACTAAACACAGTTGCACATATGATTGTACTTCCGATTTCCGTATATCTTCTTTTctgaacttaggccggaaatggtAATGAAAATCAGCATGTTAAAAAAAACAAAATCGGGTTATACTAAATAAGTTTTTCTTGTGTCTGTCCTTTATCCACAAAAAATCTTGTTTGTGTGCAATAATGGCAAATCTGATTCATAAAAAGCGGCCATACATTCCAACGCCGTCATTATCCCGATGAAGGAGCACCCATTTCATCTAGCAATGTTGCAATGTCATAGAATTTAGGTTTTGGAGAGCATCCTCCATATTCCATCTACTTCCTCCATGGATCTGCTTCCTCGATGGTGCCAATACATGCATGGTGATGCATTCAAATATGTCGTTAGTTGTCAATTGGAAGGGCAATATTAGCTTCTCCATCAGCTTCGGAAATGCGAGGAGTCAGCCACTGGTGGCAAATCGATCAAATGTGAACAGATAAAAAGAAGGAAAACAAGGAGCCGTTAATTGGCAGATGAAAGGAGAGAGCTAGATGTCCAGGTAGAAGAAGAGGATAAAGGGCGATCTATACATAGATCCCTTATTCCACGAGATGTATAGACGGATCCTCTATTTAGAGGGCCTTCCGTGGGATAAAATTACCGCTTGCTACTTCCAGTTACAGGAAATGACACAACTGCCAATATTTTATTTCAAGGGGGTGTACTGAAGGATAACCCTGAACCCTAACCCCAAAAGACAATACCCCCACAAAACAATATCTTCTCCGACGACATAGCTATATAGATATAGATACCCAATCCAACACTTTGAGCACCCCACAAGAAATCCAGTCAACATGGGCACATTACAGTTACTGGGCAACCATCCTTCCTCAATTGGAAGTTCTTAGGCAAACATTATTCGATTAAAAAGTTCACAACAAAATGCACAGGGAAGTGAAAGAACTACACTCCCAGATTC is drawn from Triticum dicoccoides isolate Atlit2015 ecotype Zavitan chromosome 6B, WEW_v2.0, whole genome shotgun sequence and contains these coding sequences:
- the LOC119323855 gene encoding protein SAWADEE HOMEODOMAIN HOMOLOG 2-like is translated as MGRIRFTLAEVSKMEEVLRDLNAMPKRPAIQKLTADFNASPDRSGDDKVPVQYNQVHTWFQNRRYKQKRRGERPPAQVKKMLPTGAEAQHPASYWVHSSSPPNSESHSGNSSSDGHLVQLEAKSPRNGAWYDVAAIQSCRFSETGDQEVQVWFSGFWAEEEEWINVCKSLRLRSLPCVARECVDVLPGDLILCYQDGKEQALYFDAHVLEVERRTHDIRGCLCSFLVRYDHDHSEEIVPLRKVCRRPSADVNINIVIDHSLAEQKAKKSRKRMDMNPDKVTMVPSPPNQGGPYDMAAPLLIMPDSTHRDSVADEQMGDIEAPPKGEATSKTHGDKMNVGA